A DNA window from Bdellovibrio sp. BCCA contains the following coding sequences:
- a CDS encoding co-chaperone GroES: protein MAKKKASAKKANVKKVAKKTVSKKTPKKVTKKSAAPAKAKKAVAKKASAKKTAVKKTVTKKSAVKKAVSKKAPAKKMTAAKPAASHLMKAAVPAKKLDLSGFVTPLDDRILVQVSGAEKMTPGGLYIPDTVADTSGNLEGYVVAVGRGHMGKKGHVRPMDVQVGDRVVFSEYAGSKIKIQNEDLIILREGDVMGVVAK, encoded by the coding sequence GTGGCTAAGAAGAAAGCTTCTGCTAAAAAAGCCAATGTGAAAAAGGTCGCTAAAAAGACCGTCTCAAAAAAAACTCCTAAAAAAGTAACAAAAAAATCCGCGGCACCTGCGAAAGCAAAAAAGGCCGTTGCTAAAAAAGCGTCTGCGAAGAAAACGGCAGTTAAAAAAACTGTGACTAAGAAGTCTGCCGTAAAAAAAGCAGTGTCGAAAAAAGCTCCAGCGAAAAAAATGACGGCGGCAAAACCTGCGGCATCTCATTTGATGAAAGCGGCGGTTCCTGCGAAAAAATTGGATCTCAGTGGTTTTGTAACTCCGTTGGATGATCGTATTTTGGTGCAAGTATCTGGTGCGGAAAAAATGACTCCAGGTGGTTTGTACATTCCTGATACGGTCGCGGACACTTCGGGAAATCTGGAAGGATATGTCGTGGCTGTCGGCCGCGGTCATATGGGCAAAAAAGGCCACGTTCGTCCTATGGACGTTCAAGTCGGCGACCGCGTTGTTTTCTCTGAATACGCGGGTTCAAAAATTAAAATTCAAAATGAAGACCTGATCATCCTTCGTGAAGGGGATGTGATGGGTGTCGTTGCAAAATAA
- a CDS encoding transglycosylase domain-containing protein, whose protein sequence is MTLVIICGLGIAGYSYFALEKELTAKLESKKFIVPTEFYAAPPTFYSHSVIKISDIEKQLLRQNYRRRDYDQRLLPGDYFIANREQCASRLQVGLNENQDGCIGWVTMETPTRDVDSSIQVVVVQKDQLVSQIFKGAPFVEVPEALAEAPLLAQYIGNEPLMQKTVTLSDVPPMCSNAIMSIEDAQFLEHGGVSIKGIFRALVKNITTGRKAQGGSTITQQLVKNYFLTSERTLKRKFNEFIMSILLESRFSKDEILETYLNVIYMGQNGAFQVRGYGSAARYYFGKELMDLNLSECSLLAAIVNSPGLFNPFKKPVNAERRRHLVLEKMKEFEYITQAQAEEADKTPLPSEPRTLASETAPYYLDAVRKQLQSQGLNPDGLKIYTALDLEAQEVAQESLRNHLDQLEKNNKYISGLKAKGNSLEGSILVGNNKTGLVSVVVGGRNYRMTQFNRAIDGHRQIGSIMKPFVYLTALINDTDEGAPYTPITLLNDEKFTYKYEGQAWSPDNYGKKYFGTVPMFYALKNSLNAATASLGIKVGLGNVIDITHAAGVTSELKSFPAMTLGAFEMYPREVLQSYMTFANMGKKQNMSFIRRALNSDGQEVFIHQPSPEQAVDAAATASLVSMMKQTVLSGTARSITLNGFFNPAAGKTGTTSDNRDAWFSGFTPYLTTVVWVGYDNNLPHKLTGSNGAVPVWTQFMKKIGIRFPADDFAWPENTKKVLLDQKTLEGLNAFRENDPSQVELIFDEAKVPSGF, encoded by the coding sequence GTGACGCTTGTAATCATCTGCGGGCTTGGGATTGCCGGATATTCTTACTTCGCTCTTGAAAAAGAACTCACTGCCAAGTTGGAATCTAAAAAGTTCATCGTTCCGACGGAATTCTACGCAGCTCCGCCAACTTTTTATTCTCATAGCGTGATCAAAATCAGTGATATCGAAAAGCAACTTCTGCGTCAGAACTATCGACGCCGCGACTACGACCAACGACTTTTACCCGGTGATTATTTTATAGCCAATCGCGAACAGTGCGCGTCCCGTTTGCAAGTGGGACTCAATGAAAATCAAGACGGATGTATCGGTTGGGTGACGATGGAAACTCCGACCCGCGATGTGGATAGCTCCATCCAGGTTGTCGTTGTTCAAAAAGATCAGCTTGTTTCACAAATTTTTAAAGGCGCACCGTTTGTTGAAGTTCCCGAAGCCCTCGCCGAAGCACCTCTTCTTGCACAATATATCGGCAACGAACCTTTGATGCAGAAAACGGTGACTTTAAGTGATGTTCCTCCGATGTGCTCAAACGCCATCATGTCCATCGAAGATGCTCAGTTTTTAGAACACGGTGGAGTCAGCATCAAAGGGATCTTCCGGGCCCTGGTAAAAAACATCACAACGGGTAGAAAAGCTCAAGGTGGCAGCACCATCACTCAACAGCTCGTAAAAAACTATTTCTTAACGAGCGAAAGAACTTTGAAACGCAAGTTCAACGAATTCATTATGTCGATTCTTTTGGAGTCCCGTTTCAGCAAAGACGAAATCCTTGAAACCTATCTGAACGTTATTTACATGGGACAAAACGGCGCCTTTCAAGTGCGCGGTTACGGTTCAGCAGCCCGCTACTATTTCGGAAAAGAGTTGATGGACCTGAACTTGAGCGAATGCTCTTTGCTTGCAGCCATTGTCAACAGCCCCGGACTTTTCAACCCGTTTAAAAAACCAGTGAATGCAGAAAGACGCCGCCACTTGGTTTTGGAAAAAATGAAAGAGTTTGAGTACATCACGCAAGCTCAAGCGGAAGAAGCCGACAAAACACCACTCCCTAGTGAACCTCGCACTTTGGCGTCGGAAACAGCGCCTTATTATCTCGATGCCGTTCGCAAGCAGTTGCAAAGTCAGGGATTAAATCCAGATGGATTAAAAATTTATACGGCTCTTGATTTGGAAGCCCAGGAAGTCGCCCAAGAATCTTTACGAAATCATTTGGATCAACTTGAGAAAAATAATAAATACATCAGCGGCCTCAAAGCAAAAGGCAATAGCCTTGAAGGCAGTATTCTCGTAGGCAACAACAAAACAGGCCTCGTGAGTGTTGTGGTCGGCGGTCGCAACTACCGAATGACACAGTTCAATCGCGCCATTGATGGACACCGCCAAATTGGTTCAATCATGAAACCGTTCGTTTATCTTACGGCGCTTATCAATGACACCGACGAAGGCGCGCCTTATACGCCGATCACACTTTTGAACGATGAAAAGTTCACTTACAAATACGAGGGCCAAGCGTGGTCACCGGATAACTACGGAAAAAAATATTTCGGCACAGTTCCCATGTTCTATGCTTTGAAAAATTCTCTCAATGCCGCGACGGCATCTTTGGGAATTAAAGTCGGTTTAGGAAATGTCATTGATATTACTCACGCGGCAGGTGTGACTTCGGAACTTAAATCCTTTCCCGCTATGACCTTAGGAGCTTTTGAAATGTACCCGCGCGAAGTTTTGCAAAGCTATATGACTTTCGCAAACATGGGGAAGAAACAAAACATGTCTTTCATTCGCAGAGCCTTGAATTCCGATGGACAGGAAGTTTTCATTCACCAACCTTCTCCTGAACAAGCCGTTGATGCGGCGGCCACGGCAAGCCTTGTGAGCATGATGAAACAAACTGTCCTTTCCGGAACAGCTCGCTCCATCACATTGAATGGATTTTTTAATCCCGCCGCCGGAAAAACCGGAACCACCAGTGATAACAGAGACGCTTGGTTCTCTGGATTCACACCTTATCTTACGACCGTGGTGTGGGTTGGTTATGACAACAATCTTCCGCATAAATTGACCGGTTCCAATGGCGCTGTTCCTGTATGGACTCAGTTCATGAAAAAAATTGGAATCCGTTTCCCTGCCGATGATTTTGCATGGCCGGAAAACACGAAAAAAGTTTTGCTCGATCAAAAAACTTTGGAAGGACTGAACGCGTTTAGAGAAAACGATCCAAGTCAGGTTGAACTGATCTTTGACGAAGCCAAAGTTCCCAGTGGATTTTAA
- a CDS encoding MBL fold metallo-hydrolase, giving the protein MSLTIKFWGVRGSLPSAPPPTDWTYHIEGVLRNFFAMGYRDPSQVSRYIQNIETPLLGGYGAATTCVEVQSQKSQLIIDGGSGIRNLSEKIMTGTTGRSKGPFHIFMTHFHWDHVIGLPFFTPHFIPGCEVHYYAVQPELEKLIRGIFCRPYFPVPFEALKAKIVFHVLEPRKPYQLDDFTITPYKLDHPDPCWGLKVESGGKTYSHCVDTEGTRITREELGEDLPLYQNIDLMYFDAQYTLPELAEKANWGHSAAQVGLDIALREGIKKILFAHHDPGARIEHVLELKRQTREYYESREIQNSGQQSAVAWDFAHEGLEIKL; this is encoded by the coding sequence ATGTCGCTGACGATTAAATTTTGGGGCGTCCGGGGATCGTTACCATCTGCTCCACCACCTACTGATTGGACTTATCACATCGAAGGAGTGTTAAGGAATTTTTTTGCTATGGGTTATCGTGATCCATCGCAAGTCTCTAGGTACATCCAAAATATTGAAACGCCACTTTTAGGTGGTTATGGTGCAGCGACAACGTGTGTGGAAGTCCAAAGTCAGAAATCTCAATTGATCATTGACGGCGGCAGCGGCATTCGCAATCTCAGTGAAAAAATTATGACGGGCACAACTGGCAGATCGAAAGGCCCGTTTCATATTTTCATGACTCATTTTCATTGGGACCATGTTATCGGTTTACCTTTTTTTACTCCGCATTTTATCCCCGGTTGTGAAGTTCATTACTACGCCGTGCAACCTGAATTGGAAAAACTGATTCGCGGTATTTTTTGTCGTCCGTATTTCCCGGTTCCGTTTGAGGCGTTGAAAGCGAAAATTGTTTTCCATGTCCTTGAGCCACGAAAGCCTTATCAGCTCGATGATTTTACAATCACGCCGTACAAATTAGATCATCCAGATCCTTGTTGGGGTCTTAAGGTGGAATCTGGTGGAAAAACATATTCACACTGCGTAGATACCGAAGGAACTCGCATCACTCGCGAAGAGCTGGGCGAGGACCTTCCCCTTTATCAAAACATTGATTTGATGTATTTCGATGCGCAATACACCTTGCCGGAGTTGGCTGAAAAGGCGAACTGGGGTCACAGTGCTGCCCAAGTCGGATTAGATATCGCCCTTCGTGAAGGTATTAAGAAAATTCTTTTTGCTCATCACGATCCAGGGGCGCGTATTGAACATGTGTTAGAGCTTAAACGGCAGACTCGCGAATACTATGAGTCTCGCGAGATACAGAACAGCGGCCAGCAGTCGGCCGTTGCGTGGGACTTTGCCCACGAAGGCCTTGAAATTAAACTTTAA
- a CDS encoding 2Fe-2S iron-sulfur cluster-binding protein has product MKIKFIIDGKEIEVPGESGRTLLDMALIAQINPPYSCLEGSCGTCEAVIEEGKTSEDKPDTRVVRTCQALPWSEYVVVNYDKGPTK; this is encoded by the coding sequence ATGAAAATCAAATTTATCATCGATGGAAAAGAGATCGAAGTTCCGGGAGAATCGGGCAGAACTTTGCTCGACATGGCTTTGATTGCTCAAATAAATCCACCGTACTCTTGTTTAGAGGGAAGTTGTGGGACTTGTGAAGCTGTGATCGAAGAAGGCAAAACAAGTGAAGACAAACCCGATACGCGAGTCGTTCGCACATGCCAGGCACTACCATGGTCCGAGTATGTTGTTGTGAACTACGACAAAGGCCCGACCAAATAA
- a CDS encoding TolB protein: protein MQKLGIWYVIAFCLFAGMGCSLDANLADFNSQNQLFLSFDTDNATISSSNFRSYAVKGSCEHTEKPVEIQVSTFGTFSTECKADKTFSVSLDLDGIQDGKITIRASQDETEAKKTSLDQKHVLVDLTPPTVTIDPPDGATNYSASSLRSNYPIAGTCSDPFNVVKVGTSLAQEYFAVCSASHRWEIRLNLSAETANSIDFYVQHFDQAGNISTTQSVNIAYPQWHKISPDITATGVASVRLITQYGNTGRILLAAPLRNDDLVDLGIVNFNGTGLTRLNPISGQWALDVARPIISVEKYARALYTRSSVARVQLRELHSVKTDGTGDIVLFGPSPENPVGGVTTYALTPNQDTVIAIGDIEAKDNEFNLYAINVQTGVKIKLNGSMVDGGDVRDFIISPDGTQVVFRADKESDEAISLFAVKVDGTGLRRLGPAMSSGKTVLPGYTVSSNSKWVLFRDNQSFVSGSNAGSSVVSLETGEHISFAPSTTGFIEAGLFSPNGRYVAYRVDRTTVGCYAMEIYDLETRSELEVSPACPNANTDVFSYSWAPDSSKLAFGMATSASIVDLYVVNTNGSNRLKLTNAAVVRNGLYQTFRENSLIITNNQKIIFPADFSGVSPASAADMKYDLYSVKIDGSEAPIKLNSISPSSIVRDYPLISVSPSGDRVVFVADLEIDGKYDMYLAATDGSSSRRLNPPIASPQNDVLFTSQSYVLDWSRNTAAMLADVNIDFVNELHVASLSLTPSAPQYLSLPTVLSGDVGTVQASENKSKILFRSNPVVDSQMHLYVAEADGSNVRRVTKDYPAGGGVMRSWIISADGSKVVYISDQDVAGQEELYVVNTSGGSPVKVSGTINAVGGNVTAFKYIEATNQIVYLGDLTTDSVIDVYVVNADGTGNTKLSPAYAHAVNIQSWDVALDGSFVALRWDYRVDEKVEIDKISTAGGAPVAVNAPIGGSFDLAGFKISSDSQWICYWGTMAATGRLDARVANAVTPATNYLITNGVNSTQGASGCDFTPDSAYVLLTGDWYTDGKTAMKSFNIATQTLYSLNSSLPVTSHTSTYFSLVEGANKRVITLSESSPEVYELYSMNYDGTDLRKISATPYAGGQVNANNGTAVQIMDDADRTIVYSGLIETLGKWDLFAVKWDGTQKRKLVTLNANADIYDFTVFPGLNRIFYRADNERDGILTLYSVNADGTGIKNHTPGISGNTGAWAGRAASNTHVFFTSDAYGSQTLDLFIDPL from the coding sequence ATGCAGAAGCTGGGAATATGGTACGTCATTGCATTTTGTCTGTTTGCGGGAATGGGTTGTTCTTTGGACGCCAATCTTGCAGATTTCAATAGCCAAAACCAACTTTTTTTAAGCTTTGATACCGACAATGCGACAATCTCATCTTCAAACTTTCGTTCCTATGCTGTTAAAGGTTCCTGCGAACACACTGAAAAACCTGTTGAGATTCAGGTCAGCACTTTCGGTACTTTTTCAACTGAATGTAAAGCGGACAAAACATTTTCAGTGTCTTTAGATTTGGACGGTATCCAAGACGGCAAAATTACAATCAGAGCCAGCCAAGATGAAACCGAAGCGAAGAAAACCTCATTAGATCAAAAACACGTCCTCGTCGATTTAACTCCGCCGACTGTGACAATTGATCCTCCGGATGGCGCAACGAACTACTCGGCGTCTTCCCTAAGATCGAACTATCCTATTGCAGGAACTTGTTCGGATCCTTTTAACGTTGTGAAAGTAGGAACGTCTTTAGCGCAAGAGTATTTCGCTGTTTGTTCAGCGTCTCATAGATGGGAGATTCGGTTGAATCTTTCAGCGGAAACGGCAAACTCCATTGATTTTTATGTTCAGCATTTTGATCAGGCTGGGAATATTTCGACAACTCAGTCTGTGAACATCGCTTATCCTCAGTGGCATAAGATCAGTCCTGATATTACGGCAACGGGCGTCGCTTCGGTACGCTTGATCACGCAGTATGGAAATACGGGGCGGATTTTACTGGCGGCGCCGTTGCGCAATGATGACCTCGTCGATCTGGGTATTGTGAACTTCAACGGCACCGGTTTAACTCGTTTAAATCCTATTTCTGGTCAGTGGGCTTTGGATGTCGCAAGACCTATTATTAGTGTCGAAAAATATGCTCGCGCTTTGTATACACGCTCCTCTGTGGCGCGTGTACAGCTCAGAGAATTGCATTCCGTCAAAACTGATGGAACGGGCGATATTGTCTTGTTTGGACCAAGCCCGGAAAATCCCGTGGGCGGTGTAACTACTTACGCTTTGACTCCAAATCAGGATACTGTGATTGCGATTGGTGATATTGAAGCGAAAGACAATGAATTTAATCTTTATGCCATCAATGTTCAAACCGGTGTAAAAATAAAATTGAATGGCTCTATGGTGGACGGTGGTGACGTTCGTGATTTCATCATCAGTCCTGACGGAACACAGGTTGTTTTTCGCGCTGATAAAGAATCGGATGAGGCCATTTCCCTTTTTGCCGTGAAAGTTGACGGCACGGGATTGCGCCGTCTGGGACCAGCCATGTCCTCTGGAAAAACTGTGCTGCCCGGTTATACGGTTAGCAGCAACAGCAAGTGGGTGCTTTTCCGCGATAATCAAAGTTTTGTGTCTGGTTCCAATGCTGGAAGTTCGGTGGTCTCTTTGGAAACCGGCGAACATATTAGCTTCGCTCCCTCAACAACAGGATTCATTGAAGCCGGCCTTTTTAGTCCGAACGGTCGTTATGTCGCCTATCGCGTTGATCGCACGACCGTAGGTTGCTACGCGATGGAGATTTATGATCTGGAGACGCGCAGTGAACTAGAAGTTTCTCCCGCCTGCCCGAATGCAAATACAGATGTATTCAGCTATTCATGGGCGCCTGATTCATCCAAACTTGCCTTTGGCATGGCTACATCGGCTAGTATCGTAGATCTTTACGTCGTGAATACGAATGGTTCGAATCGCTTGAAATTGACGAATGCCGCAGTCGTACGCAACGGTTTGTATCAAACCTTTAGAGAAAACAGCCTCATCATAACTAACAATCAGAAAATTATTTTTCCGGCGGACTTTTCAGGTGTAAGCCCGGCTTCGGCCGCCGATATGAAATATGATTTGTACAGTGTTAAGATAGATGGATCTGAAGCTCCGATAAAATTGAATTCTATATCTCCGTCATCTATTGTTCGTGATTATCCTTTGATTTCCGTGAGCCCCTCAGGCGACCGGGTGGTGTTTGTTGCTGATTTGGAGATTGATGGAAAATATGACATGTATTTAGCGGCGACAGACGGTAGCTCTTCAAGAAGACTAAATCCTCCGATAGCGAGCCCTCAGAATGACGTGCTCTTTACTTCTCAGAGTTATGTCTTAGACTGGTCACGCAACACAGCCGCGATGTTAGCCGACGTGAATATTGACTTCGTTAACGAGCTTCACGTGGCTTCGTTAAGCTTGACACCAAGTGCTCCACAGTACTTATCCTTACCGACGGTCTTATCTGGGGACGTCGGAACTGTTCAGGCCTCTGAAAACAAATCGAAAATTTTATTCCGCTCTAACCCCGTTGTAGATTCTCAGATGCATTTGTACGTTGCGGAAGCCGATGGTTCAAATGTACGACGAGTGACAAAAGATTATCCTGCAGGTGGCGGAGTGATGCGCAGTTGGATAATTTCTGCTGACGGCAGCAAGGTTGTTTATATCTCTGATCAGGATGTAGCAGGACAAGAAGAGCTTTACGTCGTAAACACATCAGGTGGATCGCCAGTGAAGGTAAGTGGCACAATCAATGCCGTCGGCGGCAATGTCACAGCATTTAAATATATCGAAGCCACGAATCAAATCGTGTATTTGGGTGATCTTACTACGGACTCGGTGATAGACGTTTACGTTGTAAATGCCGATGGGACGGGCAATACCAAACTTTCTCCGGCTTATGCACATGCCGTGAATATTCAAAGTTGGGATGTGGCATTGGATGGAAGCTTTGTCGCTCTTCGCTGGGATTATCGTGTCGATGAAAAAGTTGAGATCGATAAAATTTCAACAGCGGGTGGTGCCCCGGTTGCGGTTAATGCTCCTATTGGCGGAAGCTTTGATCTTGCGGGCTTTAAAATTTCTTCCGATTCACAGTGGATTTGTTATTGGGGTACAATGGCGGCGACAGGCAGACTTGATGCGAGGGTCGCGAATGCCGTAACTCCCGCGACAAATTATCTTATTACAAACGGGGTGAACTCAACACAAGGAGCTTCGGGATGTGATTTCACGCCTGATTCAGCCTACGTTCTGCTCACTGGTGACTGGTATACTGACGGAAAAACAGCGATGAAGTCATTTAATATCGCGACGCAGACCTTGTACTCTTTGAACTCCTCACTGCCTGTGACTTCTCATACTTCAACTTATTTCAGTCTTGTTGAAGGCGCAAATAAACGAGTTATCACGTTAAGCGAATCGTCTCCGGAAGTTTATGAACTCTATAGTATGAATTACGATGGAACTGATTTGAGAAAAATCAGTGCGACTCCTTATGCCGGAGGCCAGGTTAATGCCAATAACGGAACGGCTGTTCAAATTATGGATGATGCGGATAGGACCATCGTTTATTCAGGTCTTATTGAGACTTTGGGAAAATGGGATTTGTTTGCGGTGAAATGGGATGGAACGCAAAAAAGAAAGCTAGTCACTTTGAATGCGAATGCCGACATTTACGATTTTACGGTTTTCCCTGGCCTTAACCGGATTTTTTATCGTGCTGACAATGAACGAGACGGTATTTTAACTCTTTATTCAGTTAACGCTGATGGGACGGGAATTAAAAATCATACCCCAGGGATTTCAGGGAATACAGGTGCGTGGGCGGGTCGGGCCGCCTCAAACACTCACGTATTCTTCACTAGCGATGCTTACGGCAGTCAGACTTTGGATCTTTTCATAGATCCTCTTTAA
- a CDS encoding UDP-2,3-diacylglucosamine diphosphatase, producing MIIDVSTEKMVVISDLHLGNPFSSTKKRLIEFLYWAAENKYDVCINGDGLEIAQVSFRKLAEDVPEVFRAVKAISKAGNRVFYIVGNHDILLENFLEDWGPLILAPFLNVQCGNQRIRIEHGHLYDPFFVKSPDLYEFMTWLGGFALMVSPRAYKLWIKFEEVKSKIRRFFRGPSEVQTLPGEHPDFVIAAEEVCARGFDSIIFGHTHHAGVLALPNGRYFNSGSWLIEPHFIEISSDDVEINTYSNF from the coding sequence ATGATCATTGATGTCTCGACGGAAAAAATGGTGGTCATTTCGGACCTGCATTTGGGTAATCCATTCTCCAGTACAAAAAAGCGTTTGATTGAGTTTTTGTATTGGGCGGCTGAAAACAAATACGATGTTTGCATTAATGGTGATGGACTTGAAATTGCTCAAGTGTCGTTTCGTAAATTAGCAGAAGACGTCCCGGAAGTTTTTCGAGCGGTGAAAGCGATTTCCAAAGCGGGAAATCGGGTTTTTTACATCGTTGGGAATCATGATATTTTGCTAGAAAATTTTTTAGAAGACTGGGGGCCCCTGATTCTTGCCCCGTTTTTGAATGTCCAATGTGGCAATCAAAGAATTCGCATTGAGCATGGCCATCTTTATGATCCTTTTTTTGTGAAAAGCCCGGATCTTTATGAGTTTATGACGTGGCTGGGAGGATTCGCGCTCATGGTGAGTCCCAGAGCTTACAAACTGTGGATCAAGTTTGAAGAAGTAAAATCAAAAATCAGACGTTTTTTTAGAGGTCCTAGCGAAGTGCAGACCTTGCCCGGAGAACATCCTGACTTCGTTATTGCGGCAGAAGAGGTGTGCGCTCGTGGATTTGATTCCATTATTTTTGGGCACACCCATCATGCGGGCGTTTTAGCTCTGCCAAACGGGCGATATTTTAACAGTGGGTCTTGGTTGATCGAACCGCATTTTATCGAGATTAGTTCGGATGATGTAGAGATCAACACGTATTCTAACTTTTAA
- a CDS encoding Crp/Fnr family transcriptional regulator encodes MFNSSSSRGKRFTDQQVLKLTDGEILFREGDLSREMYIVQCGTVEVYKKVEGSTVILGKVERGSMVGEMSLLESLPRSASARSVGDTTLLVLDPGSFLLKIRRDPTFAFELMKQLSGRIRQTNDKLVALIAAEQLSKNNLQEVVESSL; translated from the coding sequence ATGTTCAATTCAAGTTCTTCTCGCGGCAAAAGATTTACAGATCAACAGGTTCTTAAACTCACGGATGGAGAAATTTTATTCCGTGAAGGAGATTTGAGCCGCGAGATGTACATTGTCCAGTGTGGCACTGTCGAAGTTTATAAAAAAGTCGAAGGTAGCACGGTGATTCTTGGAAAAGTGGAACGGGGAAGCATGGTTGGCGAAATGTCGCTGTTAGAGTCTTTACCTCGTTCCGCATCCGCTCGCTCTGTGGGCGATACCACTTTGTTGGTCTTGGACCCTGGTAGTTTTTTATTAAAAATCCGTCGGGATCCGACGTTTGCATTTGAACTGATGAAACAATTAAGCGGTCGCATTCGCCAGACCAATGACAAACTAGTAGCCTTGATTGCCGCTGAACAACTTTCTAAAAATAATCTGCAAGAAGTCGTTGAGTCCTCTTTATGA